One part of the Silurus meridionalis isolate SWU-2019-XX chromosome 26, ASM1480568v1, whole genome shotgun sequence genome encodes these proteins:
- the cusr gene encoding uncharacterized protein cusr produces the protein MCLSAALLLLTLCGPAVSQFLSIFNMAGITGSVRFDSIQQTATVNLSGPGTGTCDTFNLTLTEFPVMYGHVAQPCQKAQIGARVFTFSINTSITVVNVSRVFQQTPNLEARSLLVETCNGKKACSGVIAESQVTTYHARFFSVVAGNIYLRQTSGQPQATLLSDLVNLNQNNFSSFANVSVFLSQSSAASCEELLGRLNPNSLINLGQLMVGTPLNLVKSRLEIPSLNLGFNFALLKLGSEYTCANIRTLEPKEVHALIDMRGVKGYIFFRQESPFEPTTLSVTLANLNRRVGPYHIHMFPTPQMRSPPESTCSNDNVGGHLNPFDVDTQPPVYPPPAGSTHDYYEIGDLSSRHGSLSNADNIQANFTDWNLPLFGQNSIVGRSVVLHQPNGTRFICSSIDYPGNVITARAIFQGPVIGTILFTQLIGNPFSDISVFLDLSYGRPDSPATQKHHWHIHNFPISTESDSDNDCCWSTGGHWNPYNINTSLSSYKINCRPECPFACEIGDLSGKHKIMNLSANVSKLPSKNFFTDTTAWMSGLSSMIGRSVVIHGPDEAGHRIACANITLLRFPSAQTRSWQGSGSSVGNVHFLQHSPQGPTNIHVSLSSLEAKAGGYHVHLLPVKSGPDACSNENVMGHFNPYNVNISTSPSAANGTVDQYEIGDISGKFGSLNDQTKFENHYKDCNMPLGGPNSIVGRSLVIHYRNGSRMQCADIAAMNSSDGYWVTAKAIFNSTVKGTVIMSQQCFPDGSFGDVTLLVDLKASVNVTNASWYISKSPVNGTVVGCPGNGDIYNPFNMTTQSSNCSPFTCLACVVGDLTSKHGPVSLNLRQLFTDAHLHLAGDYTVIYRSLVLRAGNEIIDCAAIVPGSPSAQQIFPSVPSFSRYDFRARVADVLEVQVSRVSILPGAFSTVAEGKCQQVTFMVSGDISLKKLSAVKDSEKMGMYRQTEWCTKSGVPGLLSSHIFLAAVYLLHSLVVRWTSQ, from the exons atGTGCCTTTCAGCAGCTCTCCTTCTGCTGACTCTGTGCG GTCCTGCTGTTAGTCAGTTTCTGTCCATTTTCAACATGGCAGGAATCACTGGTTCGGTCAGGTTTGATTCCATACAACAGACAGCCACCGTAAACTTGAGCGGTCCTGGCACAGGAACGTGTGACACCTTCAATCTGACACTCACAGAGTTCCCTGTCATGTACGGTCACGTGGCCCAGCCCTGCCAGAAAGCCCAGATAGGAGCGCGTGTGTTCACGTTTTCGATTAACACCTCCATTACTGTGGTGAACGTCTCCCGTGTATTCCAGCAAACACCCAATCTGGAAGCACGCTCTTTACTTGTAGAGACATGCAATGGCAAGAAGGCTTGCTCAGGTGTCATAGCGGAGTCGCAGGTCACCACTTATCATGCTCGGTTCTTTAGTGTTGTGGCTGGTAATATCTACCTCCGACAGACGTCAGGGCAACCCCAAGCCACACTTCTCTCCGACCTGGTCAATCTAAATCAGAATAACTTTTCCTCCTTTGCTAATGTGAGTGTTTTTCTGTCTCAGAGCTCTGCTGCTAGCTGTGAAGAATTGCTGGGCAGACTGAACCCAAATAGTTTGATAAACCTGGGTCAGCTGATGGTAGGCACTCCTCTCAACCTTGTCAAATCTCGTTTAGAAATCCCGTCTCTCAATCTTGGATTTAACTTTGCTCTGTTGAAACTTGGCTCAGAGTATACTTGTGCTAATATCCGAACCCTAGAACCGAAGGAAGTCCACGCCCTGATAGACATGAGAGGCGTAAAAGGTTATATTTTTTTTCGCCAGGAGTCTCCCTTTGAGCCTACAACTCTTTCTGTGACCCTCGCCAACTTGAACAGAAGGGTTGGGCCATACCACATTCATATGTTTCCCACTCCGCAGATGAGGTCTCCCCCTGAGAGCACCTGCAGCAATGATAATGTTGGAGGTCACTTGAACCCCTTTGATGTGGATACTCAGCCGCCTGTGTATCCTCCACCTGCTGGCTCAACTCATGACTACTATGAAATTGGAGACCTCAGTTCGAGACATGGATCTTTAAGTAACGCAGATAACATCCAGGCGAACTTCACTGACTGGAATCTGCCACTATTCGGACAGAACAGCATTGTTGGTCGTTCTGTGGTTCTGCATCAGCCTAATGGTACAAGATTTATCTGCTCAAGCATTGACTACCCAGGGAACGTGATCACAGCCAGAGCAATCTTTCAGGGCCCAGTGATAGGAACTATTCTCTTCACCCAGTTGATTGGAAACCCATTCTCAGATATCTCTGTGTTCCTAGACTTGTCTTACGGACGACCAGATTCTCCTGCAACTCAAAAACACCACTGGCACATTCATAACTTCCCCATCAGCACAGAGTCAGACAGTGATAATGATTGCTGTTGGTCCACTGGGGGACACTGGAACCCCTACAATATCAACACCAGCTTAAGCAGCTATAAAATAAACTGTAGACCAGAATGTCCATTCGCTTGTGAAATTGGAGACCTGTCTGGCAAACACAAGATTATGAATTTGTCAGCAAATGTCAGCAAACTACCAAGCAAGAACTTCTTCACGGATACTACAGCCTGGATGTCTGGACTGAGCAGCATGATTGGTCGGTCTGTCGTGATCCATGGCCCTGACGAGGCTGGCCATCGCATTGCCTGTGCAAATATCACACTCCTGCGCTTCCCTTCGGCTCAGACCAGATCCTGGCAAGGGTCCGGATCATCCGTTGGAAACGTCCACTTCTTACAGCACTCTCCCCAGGGGCCAACTAACATCCATGTCTCTCTGTCCAGCCTGGAGGCCAAAGCTGGTGGATACCATGTCCATCTTCTCCCAGTAAAGAGTGGACCAGATGCCTGCTCTAACGAAAATGTGATGGGCCACTTCAACCCATATAACGTGAATATCTCAACGTCTCCATCAGCAGCGAATGGAACAGTCGATCAGTATGAGATCGGCGATATCAGCGGGAAGTTCGGGAGTCTAAATGATCAGACCAAATTCGAGAACCATTATAAGGACTGCAACATGCCGTTGGGTGGACCAAACAGTATTGTAGGACGGTCCCTGGTTATCCACTACAGGAATGGATCGAG GATGCAGTGTGCCGACATCGCAGCCATGAACTCCTCGGACGGGTACTGGGTTACCGCCAAGGCCATATTCAACAGCACTGTGAAGGGAACAGTAATCATG TCGCAGCAgtgttttcctgatggcagCTTCGGTGATGTGACCCTGTTGGTGGACCTCAAGGCATCTGTTAAT GTCACAAATGCGTCCTGGTACATATCCAAAAGTCCTGTCAATGGAACAGTGGTTGGGTGTCCAGGAAATGGGGACATTTATAACCCTTTCAATATGACAACTCAG AGCTCAAATTGTTCCCCATTCACCTGTTTGGCTTGCGTGGTTGGAGATCTGACCAGTAAACACGGCCCGGTCAGTTTAAACCTGAGGCAACTCTTCACAGATGCGCATCTTCACCTGGCTGGAGACTACACAG TCATTTACAGGTCACTAGTCCTCAGGGCAGGAAATGAGATCATCGATTGTGCAGCCATCGTTCCCGGGTCGCCATCGGCGCAGCAAATCTTCCCGAGTGTGCCGTCGTTCAGCAG GTATGATTTTCGTGCAAGGGTGGCAGACGTTCTGGAGGTCCAAGTGTCCCGGGTGTCCATCTTACCCGGTGCCTTCTCAACCGTGGCAGAAGGGAAGTGCCAGCAAGTCACGTTTATGGTCTCAG